TCAATCACCGATCGAGCCAACCGACGGCCCTCCACCTATCTCTAGCGTCAAGGTCGTATTCGGGGGCACCGAACATGAGGCGACGAGCGTCTGGCGCACCGACCTGAGAAACGGTCACACTCTCGATGGCCCTCTCATTGTCCAAGAGTACTCCGGTACGACTTGGGTCCCACCGGAGTGGCAGCTCCAGGTCGACCGCTGGGGCACTCTTCACATGACACAGGCGACCAACACCTGACTGGTTATCTTCGAGGCTTAGTACAGCCCTGTGGGCACCTCATGCGATCCAAGCACGTATGACCTCTTCTGACGAAAAGCTGTCGCCTGCGAGCGACGACGACTTCCAGCCGCCCTACCAGGCGGCTGCCATCGCCGGGGGCATGGTGTTCGGGCTCTACGCGCTCACCCTGTCTCCAACGACCGCGTTCTGGGACACGAGCGAATACATCGCTACGGGCGAGATCATGGGCATTCCCCATCCTCCGGGGAATCCTCTCTTCGTCGTGCTTGCACGGGCCTGGTCCATTCTTCTGACTCCGCTCGGCCTCACGGCTGCGGTGAAGATCAATCTGTTCAGCGCCCTGATGAGTGCGTCCGCGCATGGGCTCTGGTTCCTGGTCGTCCACCACGTACTGCGCTTCTTCTCGGAAGACCGATTCTTCCGTCTGGCCGGTGCGTCTGCGGCAGTGCTAGTCAGCTCGACAGCCTACACCGTCTGGAATCAGTCGAACGTGAACGAGAAGGTGTATACGGTCTCGCTTCTCACCATCGCGCTCCTTTCCTGGCTGGCAGTCCGGTGGCAGGAGAACCTCGGGAAGGGGAAGGACGACAACCTTTTGATTCTCATGGCGTTCGTTCTCGCCTTGAGCGTTGGAAACCACTTGATGGCCTTTCTCGCGGCGCCCGCCATCGGCCTCTTCATTCTGTATGTGCACCCCCAGTCCTTGCTGAACTGGCGGCTCTACGTCGCAGGAATCGGGGCGGCCATGCTCGGGCTCACCATCCATCTCTTCCTGCCGATTCGTGCGGGACTGAGTCCGGTCATCAACGAAGCCGCGCCAACGTGCCCGGATATCGGATCGGCGATCGGTGCTGTGGTCACGTACGGGAAAGCCGGGTGCGTCGCGCTCGCTGAGGCGATCAGCCGCGATCAGTACTCGAAGCCACCGCTGGTGCCTCGACAGGCTGCCCTGTCGTCACAGTTCGTGAACTACCTGCAGTATTTCGACTGGCAGTGGGCCCGGTCACTGGCGGGAGACGATACGGTATTTCCACGTATCCGACTCCCATTCACGATGCTCTTCACCGGCTTCGGCGTCTGGGGGGCTATTGAGCACGCCCGGCGCGACAAGGCCAGTTTCATCTACCTCGCGACACTCTTCGGGACGCTGTCAGTCGCGCTGCTCTACTACATGAACTTCAAGTACGGCTACTCGCTACAGGCGCCGGTAGCCGACCGTGCTCTCCATGAGGTACGTGAGCGTGACTACTTCTTCATCGTCAGCTTCTCGGTGTGGGGTCTCTGGGCGGGCATGGGCATCGCGACGCTGTGGCAGGAAGCGGCTCGCGAAATAGGGAGCACCCTCAAGAAGGTCAGTCCAATTCTACTCATGGCGTGCATCCCGCTTGTGTTCAACTGGGGATGGGCCTCGCGGAACGACGACTACTCAGCGCGCGACTGGGCATATAACCTGCTGATGAGTGTTGAACCGTACTCGGTGCTCTTCACCAACGGCGACAATGACACTTTCCCGCTCTGGTATCTGCAGGAGGTGGAGGGTATCCGCCGCGATGTCACGGTGGTGGTCACGTCGTACCTGAACACTGCGTGGTACACGAAGCAGCTTCGCGACCTCACCACGCCCTGCGAGGTGGGTGTCGACCCGTCCGACGACTGGACCGTGATCCAGTGTCAGCGCCCGTACACGTTCGAGAATACAGACGCTGCCTACGTGACCGACGCCGGTCAGGCGAACGGGAAGACGTCGATCGTAGTCGCGCAGATCATGACGCCGACCAAGTCGATCATCCCGCTCGACGATCAGCAGATCGAGGAAGCGGCGGCGGCGTATTCGCGAATTGATCAGGCCGTCACCCTCCAGATCGGTCAAGTGCAAGCCCGGCTTCCCGGCGATCAGTACCTGGCTCCGTGGCAGCGATTCGCGCTCACGCTCATGGTCGAGTCCATCGACGATCGCCCGATCTACTTCGCTTCCAGCGGAAACGCAGCAATCTCCCTGGGCGTGCAGCCTTATCTGGTCAGGCAGGGCCTCGCTTTCCGTATGAACGACGGTGCGCTGACCGACAGCATGGAGGCAGCCACGGCGCTTGAGCCGTCACCGTACAGCAGCGTGACCGGCAACTGGCTGGACGAAGCAAGGACCAAGATCCTTATGGAGGAGGTCTTCGTGCACCGCGGCGGAATCCCACATGAATGGGATCATTGGCCGGATATTGCGACGCTTGGTATTCCCAACTACTACTCATGGGTCTACACGGCACTCATGCAGGGTGCCAATCAGTCCGCCAACATCGAAGCCGCAGAGCAGTACCGGATCGAGGCAGAAGCGTGGCTGCAGCTAGGAACACCGGCGGGCAGTTGATCGCTGTCCGTTGGATTGATCGAGCGATCCAGATCCACTAATCGCGTGATCGCGCTCTAGAGGTCGACCAGCACGCCAA
This window of the Longimicrobiales bacterium genome carries:
- a CDS encoding DUF2723 domain-containing protein is translated as MTSSDEKLSPASDDDFQPPYQAAAIAGGMVFGLYALTLSPTTAFWDTSEYIATGEIMGIPHPPGNPLFVVLARAWSILLTPLGLTAAVKINLFSALMSASAHGLWFLVVHHVLRFFSEDRFFRLAGASAAVLVSSTAYTVWNQSNVNEKVYTVSLLTIALLSWLAVRWQENLGKGKDDNLLILMAFVLALSVGNHLMAFLAAPAIGLFILYVHPQSLLNWRLYVAGIGAAMLGLTIHLFLPIRAGLSPVINEAAPTCPDIGSAIGAVVTYGKAGCVALAEAISRDQYSKPPLVPRQAALSSQFVNYLQYFDWQWARSLAGDDTVFPRIRLPFTMLFTGFGVWGAIEHARRDKASFIYLATLFGTLSVALLYYMNFKYGYSLQAPVADRALHEVRERDYFFIVSFSVWGLWAGMGIATLWQEAAREIGSTLKKVSPILLMACIPLVFNWGWASRNDDYSARDWAYNLLMSVEPYSVLFTNGDNDTFPLWYLQEVEGIRRDVTVVVTSYLNTAWYTKQLRDLTTPCEVGVDPSDDWTVIQCQRPYTFENTDAAYVTDAGQANGKTSIVVAQIMTPTKSIIPLDDQQIEEAAAAYSRIDQAVTLQIGQVQARLPGDQYLAPWQRFALTLMVESIDDRPIYFASSGNAAISLGVQPYLVRQGLAFRMNDGALTDSMEAATALEPSPYSSVTGNWLDEARTKILMEEVFVHRGGIPHEWDHWPDIATLGIPNYYSWVYTALMQGANQSANIEAAEQYRIEAEAWLQLGTPAGS